The genomic window GCTCCGCTCGCCACCACCCGGGTCCCGGTCACCGGCCCGGCCGGCTCGGCCGAGACGACGGTCGCTGCCCGCAGCCTCACCCTGGCCCGCCGGCCCGGCGCCACTCCGGTCAGCGATCCGGCGGGCACCGCCAGCAGCCGGCCGTCCGCCCGGACATACGTCAGCGTCTGTTCGGCCTGCGCCGGGGCGCCGGGCAGCGGATCCACGATGACCGACTCGACCGTGCCGAGGACCGTGCGGGTCCCGTCGGCCGGAGCCGCGACCGCCGCACCCGGCGCGAGCAGGACGGCCGTGACGAGTGTTACCAATCCACTGAGTGCCATGGGTGCAGGCATCGACCGGCATCGGCCGGACCTGAGGGATTACCCCCGCAGCGTGATCGAAACGAGAGCTGTATCGAAGGCGATCAGGGGCCCGGGTGGAATAATCTTCTCGGATCCACTACCTGGCCGGGGGAGATGTATGAGCATGCGGGCACGTACCCGAAAGACGATCATGCTGGCTGCCGCTGTGACGCTGGCGATCACGGGTTGCGCCAAGGAGGACACCGGAGGCACCACCGACAGCGGGGTTCCACTGATCAAGGCCGGAGCGCTGACCACCTGCACCCACCTGCCGTACGCACCCTTCCAGGCGAAGGACGCCAGCGGCAAGGTCGTCGGTTTCGACGTGGCGCTGATCGACCTGGTCGCCACGAAACTCGCCGTGACGCAGGAGATCATCGACACGCCGTTCGAGGGCATCAAGTCCGGCGCCGACCTGAACTCCGGCAAGTGCGACGTGGCCGCCGCCGGCATGACGATCACCGACGAGCGCAAGAAGGTGCTCGACTTCTCCGACCCGTACTTCGACGCCACCCAGGCGCTCGCCGTGCAGACCGGTAAAGAGGTCAAGACCCTGGAGGAGCTGGCCGGCAAGCGGGTCGGCACGCAGGGCGGCACCACCGGTGAGGACTACATCAAGAAGCAGGTCGAGGAGAAGAAGCTCGACATCGAGGTCGTCTCCTACAAGGACCTCGCCGCGCTTCAGCAGGCGCTCGCCACCAACCAGGTCGCGGCGGCCGTCAACGACCTCCCGGTCTGGAACGAGTACATCAAGGCCAACCCCGGCAAGGTCGTCGTCGCGGCCGGCTTCGACACCGGCGAGCAGTACGGTTTCGCCGTCAAGAAGGGCAACGCCGAACTGCTGAAGACCGTCAACGAGGCGCTCGCCGCGGCCCGGGCCGACGGTAAGTACGACGAGATCTACAAGACGTGGATCGGCGAGAAGCCCGCCGCATGAAGCTGAGCCCACGCCGCCGGCGGCTGGTCGCCCGGGTCGCCGGCTACGTCGCCTTCGCCGCGGTGCTGTTCGCCGTGGCGGGGGCCGCGGACTGGGGGCGTCTGTCCGAGGCGTTCTTCCGGCTCGACATCGCCCGGGGGATGTTCCCGGACGCGGTCACCATCGCGTTGCGCAACACCATCGTCTACACCCTGCTGGCGTTCGTCTTCGGCCTGACCCTCGGCCTGATCCTGGCGCTGATGCGACTGTCGTCGATCCTGCCGTACCGCTGGTTCGCGACCGCCTACATCGAACTGTTCCGCGGGCTGCCGTCGTTGCTGGTGCTCTTCATGGTCGGTTACGGCGTGCCGCTGGCCTTCCCGGACCGGGAGATCCCCGGCGGCGTCTACGGCTCGGTCGCGGTCGGTCTCGGCCTGACCGCCGCGGCGTACATGGCGGAGACGCTGCGGGCCGGCATCCAGGCGGTGCCGAAAGGACAGCTCGAAGCCGCCCGGACGCTCGGCATGTCACACACCCGGGCGATGATCTCGATCATCCTGCCGCAGGCGTTCCGGATCGTGATCCCGCCCCTGACCAACGAGATAATCCTACTGACCAAAGACACTTCCCTGGTGTACGTCCTGGGCGTCACGTCGACGACGATCGAACTGACCAAGTTCGCCGGTGACACCCTCAACCAGCGGGTCAACCCGACGCCGCTGGTGGTGGCCGGCCTGCTCTACCTGGTGATCACGCTGCCGCTGTCGCAGTTGGTCCGCGGGCTGGAGCGCCGCGCCGGACGGGAGAGGTGACCGGGATGTCCACCATCGAGATCAGTGGCCTGCACAAGTCGTTCGGCAGTCTGGAGGTGCTGCGCGGCATCGATCTGACGGTCGAGCCCGGTGAGGTCGTGTGCGTGATCGGGCCGTCCGGTTCCGGCAAGTCGACACTGCTGCGCTGTGTGAACCTTCTGGAACAGCCGACGTCCGGTTCGATTCGGGTGGCCGGAGCCGAGGTCACCGACCCGGACTGCGACATCGACGCCGTCCGGCGCGGGATCGGCATGGTGTTCCAGCAGTTCAACCTGTTCGGGCACCTGACCGTGCGGGACAACGTGACGATCGCCCAGCGCCGGGTCCTCAAACGCAGCCGCGCCGAAGCCGGCCGGATCGCCGCCGAGAACCTGCAACGGGTCGGCCTGGCCGAGAAGATCGGCGCCTACCCGGCGCAGCTCTCCGGCGGGCAGCAGCAACGCGTCGCCATCGCCCGCGCGCTGGCGATGGATCCGCAGTTGATGCTCTTCGACGAGCCGACCAGCGCGTTGGACCCGGAGCTGGTCGGTGAGGTGCTCGCGGTCATGCGCGGCCTGGCCGCCGAGGGCATGACCATGCTGGTGGTGACGCACGAGATGGCGTTCGCCCGCGAGGTCGCGTCGCGTGTCGTCTTCATGGACGGCGGCGTGATCGTCGAGCAGGGCCGGCCGGAGGAGGTCTTCGGCGCGCCCCGCGAGGAACGCACCCGCGAGTTCCTGCACCGGGTCCTGGAGCCGACACGCGTCAGCGAGAGCGAGATCGGCGTCCGCCCGGCGGAGTGATCGACCAGCACGGGGCCTGGGCGCTGAGCGCTCAGGCCCCGTTTTCATGCCTTGATTTGCATATTTGGCATCAAGCGCGACTTCTGAGAAATTCGTCCCCCATTAGGGGTTTATGGCGTGTTGTGTCCGGGTAAAGGGCGATTTTTCCCAGCTCATGCCTCAAGCTGATGTGGCAGCGCTCGACGAGCACTGCGAACCACCTTGAGGGAGAAATCATGAGCAAGACCATTCGTTACACCGCTGGCCTGATGATCGCGGCCGGTGCCGCCCTTGCGTTCGCTTCCCCCGCCGCGGCCGCCGGTGCTGGCTACAAGCCGGTCCCGACCTACCCGACGGTCACCTACCCGACCATCAGCTACCCGACGTTCACGAAGTACAACGCTGAGGTCAGCAACGCGCAGATCGCGATGGGCGGCTTCGGCAACATCGCCGGTGGCAACGTTGACACCGGCAACATCGGCAACAGCAACAACACGGTCGTGGGGCAGAACAGCACCTTCAAGTTCCCGTTCCCGATCTACTGATCTTGAGCGATCGGGCCAGGCGAGTGCCTGGCCCGATCCTCATGGCAAGAACCGTAGGACCCCCGGTAGGACCCCCCGAAAGTAAGGAAGCATCATGCGTCGTGCAGTTGTTTACACCGCTGGCCTGATGATCGCCGCCGGCGCGAGCCTCGCGCTCGCCGCGCCCGCCACCGCGGCCCCGGACCACCGGAGGCCGTCCAACGTCTCCAGCCCGGTCCGGTACAACCCGGGCAACTACAACCCGGGCAACTACAACCCGGCCAGCACCAACCCGACCCGGTTCAACCCGGCCGCCGGTCTGCTGTCCCAGAACCTGGTGACCACCAACGTGAACACCCAGATCGCGATGAGTGGCTTCGCCAACACCATCCTGGGCAACGGCAGCGTCAACTCCGGGCCGATCAACAACGTCAACGTCACCGGTCAGTCCCAGAGCGCCAGCTTCTGGCCGTTCGGCTGAACCGATAGTCAGGTTCGAGAGCGATGTGAGTCGCTGATGAACGAAGGACCCGTGGCGCGACTTCGCGCCCCGGGTCCTCGTTCGTTCGTCAGGCCGCGTACAGGGCCGCCACCTCGGCGTCGGTCAGTGCCCGGTCGTAGGCGCGGACCTGGTCGATCGACCCCGACCACCAGTCCGTGCGGGTGCCGGCGTACTTCGCGCGGCCCACCGACAGCGGGCCGGTGCTGACCACGTCCGGGCCGGCGGGGACCGTTGCGACGCGCTGGCCGTCCACGTACAACCGGATCTCTCCGGTCGCGTGATCGCGGACTCCGGCGACGTGGTACCAGCGGTTCAGGTCGGGTGCCACCACCAGGCGGGCCCGGTTGCCGCCGGGGGTGCTGAAGGCGAAGGCGCCCTGACCGTACTGCAGGTAGAACGGGTTCTCCCGGGCCCGGCCGTCCTGGCTGACGATGGTGGCGTAGTTGCCGGGCAGCTTGTCCAGGGTGACCCACGACGAGATCGTGTAGTCCTTCGTGGTGTCCAGGACCGGCGCGGCGGTGTCGGCGGAGTCGCCGGTTCCGTCGAAGCGCAGAGCCGTCCCGGACCTGCCGGGCGCCCAGGACGTGTCACCCGTCAGGGTGAGATCGCTGCCGGAGACGCTGTCGCGGGCGGTGGTTCCGCTGCCCTCGTCCAGGTTCCAGTCGCCGTTGCCGGGGAAGGTCGCGTCGGCACCCGCGGTACGGCCGGCTTCGATCACGGCGAGGTTGATCGCCCGTACCGGCGCGGGGTCGACCTTGATCTTGCGCCGGTCGTAGGTCCAGAGGCCGTTGAGTTCGGTCTCCAGGTCGGTGATCTGGGTGTAGACCGAGCCGGACAGTTCCGCTCCGGCGGCTTCCAGGTAGTACGTGCGGGTGTTGTCGACGTACTTCGCGGTCAGGGCCGCCTTGTCCGGTACACCGCTGTAGATCGCGGCGGGCGGTCCCGGCCACATGTGCCCGGGCGTGCGCAGCGTGAATCCGCCGTGCTCACCGTCCATCGCGATGCGGGTGGCGTCCGGGTACGGCGCGTCGTTGTTGACGTAGTCGTGGTGGTCGATCACGTCGCCCTTGCCGGAGTCGCCCTTGGACGAGCAGCAGTTGACGCCGCTGTGCGCGTTGAGGATCCGGGACGGGTCCTCGCTCTTGATCGCGGTGGCGATCTGCCCGGTGGCGGTCCGGTCCCACTCGCCCCAGCCCTCGTTGAACACGATCCAGCCGATGATCGACGGGAAGTTGTGCAACTGCCGCATCATCTCCCGGCCCTGGCTGAGGAACGCCTCCTGCCCGGCGGTGCTGTTGATGTCGGCCGACACGAAGTCCTGCCAGACCAGCAGGCCCAGCTCGTCGGCGTGCCGGTAGAACCGGGCCGGCTCGACCTTGATGTGTTTACGGACCGCGTTGAAGCCGAGCTTCTTCGTCTCCACCAGGTCGAAACGCAGGGCCGCGTCACTCGGCGGGGTGTAGAGGCCGTCCGGCCAGAAGCCCTGGTCCAGCGTGGCCAGCGAGAACACCGGCGTGCCGTTGAGCACCAGTTTCGGGAAGCCGCCGACCTTCTTGACCTCGATCTGCCGCAACCCGAAGTAGCCTCGCACGGTGTCGTCGCCGAGCGTGACCTTCAGGTCGTAGAGGTAGGGGTCGTCCGGGCTCCACAGACGGGGCTTGTCGATCTTCAGTCGCAGGTCGGAGTTGGTGACGCCGGCGGCTTTTCCAACCTTTCCACCCTTCTTGTCGTACGCGGTCGCAGTGATCTTGGATGACGTCTTTCCCTGCACCCGGAGCGTGATGGATCCGGTCGACACGTCAGGGGTGATCACCAGGTCGTCGATCGCGACCGGGGCGACCGGCTCCAGCCAGACCGTCTGCCAGATGCCCGACGTCGGCTCGTAGACGATGCCGCCCGGGTCGAGCGACTGTTTGCCCTTCGGCTGGTTCGGCCCGGTGGTGTCGGTGACCGCGACGATGATCTCCTGCGGGCCCCTCCTGGT from Actinoplanes derwentensis includes these protein-coding regions:
- a CDS encoding transporter substrate-binding domain-containing protein, which gives rise to MRARTRKTIMLAAAVTLAITGCAKEDTGGTTDSGVPLIKAGALTTCTHLPYAPFQAKDASGKVVGFDVALIDLVATKLAVTQEIIDTPFEGIKSGADLNSGKCDVAAAGMTITDERKKVLDFSDPYFDATQALAVQTGKEVKTLEELAGKRVGTQGGTTGEDYIKKQVEEKKLDIEVVSYKDLAALQQALATNQVAAAVNDLPVWNEYIKANPGKVVVAAGFDTGEQYGFAVKKGNAELLKTVNEALAAARADGKYDEIYKTWIGEKPAA
- a CDS encoding amino acid ABC transporter ATP-binding protein, giving the protein MSTIEISGLHKSFGSLEVLRGIDLTVEPGEVVCVIGPSGSGKSTLLRCVNLLEQPTSGSIRVAGAEVTDPDCDIDAVRRGIGMVFQQFNLFGHLTVRDNVTIAQRRVLKRSRAEAGRIAAENLQRVGLAEKIGAYPAQLSGGQQQRVAIARALAMDPQLMLFDEPTSALDPELVGEVLAVMRGLAAEGMTMLVVTHEMAFAREVASRVVFMDGGVIVEQGRPEEVFGAPREERTREFLHRVLEPTRVSESEIGVRPAE
- a CDS encoding LamG-like jellyroll fold domain-containing protein, producing the protein MPRTSLRSLFSAALLTLSLLVVPAGAAEAAPVHGLKGEYFRMSAPGARDFAELGGIALDPNIDLPGLAGTFESLAGRTEHTTARWTGRITAPATGDYTFSMIGDNGFRFLLDGQPVIDHWVGDWDREQTAAPLRLVAGEAHDVRIEMFQDVGGANLFLRWAADGLARQIVPESAFTPPDGFQIFPVDLTVNTAGTTVVADFAANVDNPGQVAEHLSVEVDTTRFPITSVAVDRRDRSKLVVTLAEKVQKDQRVRVNYDGAGGLIVGGETVPQIIRSAVNTSTHRLTTPWGDKVDKRKPLPEYPRPQLVRSDWLNLNGPWEFAGAQAGEQPVFGATLAEKITVPFPVESLLSGIERREDHMFYRKLVTVPKGWTGKRIKLNFGAVDYQAKVWVNGTLVTEHTGGYTSFTADITDALTRRGPQEIIVAVTDTTGPNQPKGKQSLDPGGIVYEPTSGIWQTVWLEPVAPVAIDDLVITPDVSTGSITLRVQGKTSSKITATAYDKKGGKVGKAAGVTNSDLRLKIDKPRLWSPDDPYLYDLKVTLGDDTVRGYFGLRQIEVKKVGGFPKLVLNGTPVFSLATLDQGFWPDGLYTPPSDAALRFDLVETKKLGFNAVRKHIKVEPARFYRHADELGLLVWQDFVSADINSTAGQEAFLSQGREMMRQLHNFPSIIGWIVFNEGWGEWDRTATGQIATAIKSEDPSRILNAHSGVNCCSSKGDSGKGDVIDHHDYVNNDAPYPDATRIAMDGEHGGFTLRTPGHMWPGPPAAIYSGVPDKAALTAKYVDNTRTYYLEAAGAELSGSVYTQITDLETELNGLWTYDRRKIKVDPAPVRAINLAVIEAGRTAGADATFPGNGDWNLDEGSGTTARDSVSGSDLTLTGDTSWAPGRSGTALRFDGTGDSADTAAPVLDTTKDYTISSWVTLDKLPGNYATIVSQDGRARENPFYLQYGQGAFAFSTPGGNRARLVVAPDLNRWYHVAGVRDHATGEIRLYVDGQRVATVPAGPDVVSTGPLSVGRAKYAGTRTDWWSGSIDQVRAYDRALTDAEVAALYAA
- a CDS encoding amino acid ABC transporter permease — protein: MKLSPRRRRLVARVAGYVAFAAVLFAVAGAADWGRLSEAFFRLDIARGMFPDAVTIALRNTIVYTLLAFVFGLTLGLILALMRLSSILPYRWFATAYIELFRGLPSLLVLFMVGYGVPLAFPDREIPGGVYGSVAVGLGLTAAAYMAETLRAGIQAVPKGQLEAARTLGMSHTRAMISIILPQAFRIVIPPLTNEIILLTKDTSLVYVLGVTSTTIELTKFAGDTLNQRVNPTPLVVAGLLYLVITLPLSQLVRGLERRAGRER